TTATCAGTTCTTGCATCTTGAAACCAAGGATGTTCAATGGAGGTATGATTCACCACTAAATCAATAATCACTCGTATACCTTGGCTTTCAGCTTTATGGATAAATTGAACAAAATCTCCTAATGTTCCCAGACGAGGATCAACATTATAATAATCCATGACATCATAGCCATTATCTCGATTGGGAGAAGGGTAAAAAGGCAATAACCATAAACAAGTGATTCCTAATCCTGATAAATAATCTAAGCATTGGGTTAAGCCTGCAAAATCTCCTACTCCATCGCCATTAGCATCTTTAAAGCTTTCGACATCTAAGGAATAAATAATGGCGTTTTTATACCAAAAATTTTGTTTAACCATGAGGAATCATTACTAATAATTTAATTTTCCTGAAACTAAAGCTTTGTTCCTGGTGATCAATTACCGATAGGAATAAGCAATGGTACTGAGTAAAGCGTTTTCTGACTGTCGAGAATCGAGGCGAGTATGTTGGACAACAATCGGAACATCCGACTCAAATACACTGGCATAATCGGTATCACGGGGAATGGGTTCAGGGTCGGTTAAATCGTTAAATCGCAGGTGTTTTGTTCGTCTTGCGGGAACCGTCACACAATAGGGGCCAACGGGTTCGCGATCGCTAAAATAAATGGTAATTTTGACAGAGGCATCTTGATCAGAAGTATTTAAAATACAAGCGGTTTCATGGCTAGTAAATTGAGGTTCTGGGCCGTTACTATAGTCAGGAATATAGCCTTCTGCGATCGCCCACTGAACACTTCCAATCGGTAAATTATCTCCAATTTGTAAAACCATACTCAATTCTTCCTTAATCCTTAAAGCTTAATATTCATGGAATTTCAATTATTGATCTCCCTCTAATAGAAGTTAATCATATTTAAAAATTACTTTCTTCATCCTTAAGATGGAGTTGACACTCTCAGGTCTGAAGACACGCTCGTTTTCAATCTCCCATCCTGGCTTTATAAAAAATCAAGAGTAAAAACCCAGCTTTTTGTAGAAACTGGGTTGACAAAATCATGGGTTTGAATACCA
The nucleotide sequence above comes from Planktothrix serta PCC 8927. Encoded proteins:
- a CDS encoding sensory rhodopsin transducer, producing the protein MVLQIGDNLPIGSVQWAIAEGYIPDYSNGPEPQFTSHETACILNTSDQDASVKITIYFSDREPVGPYCVTVPARRTKHLRFNDLTDPEPIPRDTDYASVFESDVPIVVQHTRLDSRQSENALLSTIAYSYR